A DNA window from Cutaneotrichosporon cavernicola HIS019 DNA, chromosome: 2 contains the following coding sequences:
- the BFR2 gene encoding uncharacterized protein (Apoptosis antagonizing transcription factor), whose protein sequence is MLSLKDQLRALQDEPKSVDPESAYADLDGLKLREADREHYEDVGPSRLRAAAGVDTAQTLLTDKYGGKASSRMKIFDDDEEDDDDDDEREEGEEDDEDEEAEEDEDDEDEEEDDEEDDDEEDDEDEEEVEEDPARKPSGKALDPVGQLRESRQKDVEKGRGIKRQRDLFDSLLTMRIAFQKAVPSTFSIPDLGEVEDDPEGEIDPKRADVLSSLGELNETLFSLRELISLPGANPSKRRRTGDPSDEAYWTSSAADSFALSDSAHGSLVPVLSKWSTKIQAASLATAKFASKPTGVVDAIDAAISTKRDNPKPLLEAEEGAYRSLLREVIESRGGGDVMAHRREKKKKREAERGGSKGRKLRYTVHDKAVNFVVPIPLDGGWHEEQVDELFSSLFGGVGIKGAMSTAPETNGTDLGGLRMF, encoded by the exons ATGCTCTCACTCAAGGACCAGCTGCGGGCATTACAAGACGAACCGAAGT CGGTGGATCCCGAGAGCGCGTATGCCGACCTTGATGGGCTCAAGTTGCGCGAGGCCGATCGGGAGCACTACGAGGATGTTGG gccATCACGGCTGCGTGCGGCTGCGGGAGTCGATACGGCGCAGACACTGTTGACGGACAAGTACGGGGGAAAGGCGAGCAGCCGGATGAAGATCTTCGACGAtgacgaagaggacgacgacgacgacgacgagagggaggagggagaagaggacgacgaggatgaggaagccgaggaagatgaagatgatgaggatgaagaggaagatgacgaggaggatgatgacgaggaggacgatgaagacgaagaggaggtggaggaagatCCCGCGCGCAAGCCGTCCggcaaggcgctcgacccCGTTGGGCAGCTGCGTGAGTCGCGGCAGAAGGACGTcgagaaggggaggggCATCAAACGGCAACGA gacCTCTTCGACTCGCTCCTGACGATGCGCATCGCGTTCCAGAAAGCCGTTCCCTCTACTTTCTCCATtcccgacctcggcgaggttgaggacgaCCCAGAAGGCGAGATCGACCcgaagcgcgccgacgtgctGTCCTCTTTGGGAGAGCTGAACGAGACGCTCTTCTCTTTGCGCGAGCTCATCTCGCTTCCCGGTGCCAACCCCTCCAAGAGGAGGCGGACCGGCGACCCCTCCGACGAGGCTTACtggacctcctcggccgccgacTCCTTCGCGCTCTCCGACTCCGCGCATGGCTCCCTAGTCCCCGTTCTGAGCAAGTGGTCGACCAAGATCCAGGCGGCGtccctcgccaccgcgaAGTTTGCGTCCAAGCCCACCGGAGTCGTGGATGCTatcgacgccgccatctCCACGAAGCGCGACAACCCCAAGCCCCTACttgaggcggaggagggcgcgTACCGCTCCCTTCTGCGTGAGGTGATTGAGAGCCGTGGTGGGGGCGACGTCATGGCCCACCGCCgtgagaagaagaagaagcgcgaggcagAGCGCGGGGGAAGCAAGGGCCGTAAACTGCGGTACACAGTACACGACAAGGCGGTCAACTTTGTCGTGCCTATCCCGCTCGATGGCGGTTGGCATGAGGagcaggtcgacgagctgttCTCCAGCTTGTTtgggggggtggggatCAAGGGTGCGATGAGTACGGCGCCAGAGACGAATGGGACAGACCTCGGAGGACTGCGCATGTTCTAG
- a CDS encoding uncharacterized protein (C-terminal duplication domain of Friend of PRMT1): MDLDKPLEEMIPKRGGRGGRSGRGGAERKPRLSHDRRDAAPYARPPTRSTEDKWVHDAFEGGRGTRGGRERRDRDRAPDAPVSSSPRIEISGLHYESIFEQAGTIVQGPTIAYDRSGRPTGTATVEYTTPQMAKIAINKFDGAMTKGQTIAIKLIAPARAPKADKGESSLLARLGGGSLKDRMGGDRPQRDERGPRPDRAPRQERGGDRGRGGRGRGGKPRPERRKPANADDLDKELDGFMDKPGDVKMA, from the exons ATGGACCTCGACAAGCCtctcgaggagatgatCCCGAAGCGCGGTGGCCGGGGAGGACGTTCTGGTCGTGGCGGTGCTGAGCGCAAGCCCCGCCTCTCACATGACCGGCGTGACGCCGCGCCGTATGCG CGCCCaccgacgcgctcaacgGAGGACAAGTGGGTACACGACGCGTTTGAGGGAGGTCGCGGTACGCGAGGTGGGCGTGAGAGGCGCGATCGTGACCGTGCTCCCGACGCGCCCGtgagcagctcgccgcgTATCGAGATCTCGGGCCTCCACTACGAA AGCATCTTCGAGCAGGCTGGCACGATTGTGCAGGGCCCTACTATTGCC TACGACCGCTCTGGACGTCCCACTGGCACAGCCACTGTCGAGTACACAACCCCACAGATGGCCAAGATAGCGATCAACAAGTTTGACGGAGCAATGACAAAGG GTCAGACGATTGCGATCAAGCTCatcgcgccggcgcgcgctcccaaggcggacaagggcgagtcgtcgctcctcgcccgacTGGGCGGGGGATCGCTCAAGGACCGGATGGGTGGCGACCGTCcgcagcgcgacgagcgcgggCCCCGTCCAGACCGCGCCCCTCGTCAAGAGCGCGGCGGGGACCGTGGTagaggaggacgtggtCG cggcggcaagcCTCGGCCCGAGCGTCGCAAGCCGGCTaacgccgacgacctcgacaaggagctcgacggaTTCATGGACAAGCCGGGGGACGTAAAGATGGCGTAA
- the ORC4 gene encoding uncharacterized protein (Origin recognition complex (ORC) subunit 4 C-terminus), whose translation MSGETIPVSQDEPNGEQRRSARTPTKTVTYGRRTTTAATAQEIRESPKAAKPRAAPKAKATPARTTPTPVKQETTSHTPSKGEEEEETPKAMPARPRTPAKKDDETPRSGKRVAASLAAVRSAKKPRTSLPSFDTEAFGSPTGDLSSDVFRANERLRRQREARNFTFEGDAHAPRTTRSGRVVATRDYGRDDTEDTEDTERDEYGGLAEPEEPEVEDDGGLRLDLSLPISRSESPSVTPLPASARQHVLRMLSTLTGTEREWEPSEKEGEKKNEALQGLVALLCGTVERGEGNSALVTGPRGVGKTRTVERALRLLPTGKNAPIVVRLSGHAQTDDRRAIREIGRQIAEGEGRAAEDEDEPTDADAGDAAYAPTTLPSHLLALLTTPSPRAIIIVIDEFDLFTEHARQALLYCLLDVVQSVQTGPVERTPRGLAVIGLTARVDTLLLLEKRVKSRFSHRVWRISSPLAPGERGWRQLLRATLIPWDEKRLDKDRAMRQWQEDWAFAVDMLLEHDTVSANLERLAGLTTDVRLLYRPFVAPVAAVLGGRLDFLSVPGVAASVRAQLELGGWSTGPQTAGRKLGAIDIAAKLRGLPAPALGILIVAKHLAYAGRTEFSLAQVEDEYARFARSRLVGSGRARWPLALLRRAFHQCRALGLLAPAGPASAGPRFAKVRAALPVHDVVAFFRNDGGQALGPELAGWGKMSGGHV comes from the exons ATGTCGGGCGAAACAATACCAGTCTCTCAGGACGAGCCCAACGGGGAGcagaggaggtcggcgcgaACGCCTACCAAAACCGTCACGTATGGTCGCAGGACTACGacagcggcgacggcgcaaGAGATCAGGGAGTCACCCAAAGCCGCTAAGCCCAGAGCTGCACCCAAGGCGAAAGCCACGCCGGCACGAACAACACCCACCCCTGTGAAGCAGGAGACAACCTCACACACCCCGTCCAAgggtgaagaggaagaggagacCCCAAAGGCGATGCCTGCACGACCACGAACACCAgcgaagaaggacgacgagactCCGCGCTCCGGCAAGCGTGTTGCGGCCTCTCTCGCGGCGGTGCGAAGTGCCAAGAAACCCCGCACGTCTCTCCCTTCATTTGACACCGAGGCGTTTGGCAGCCCAACGGGCGATCTGTCGAGCGACGTGTTCCGCGCCAACGAACGTTTGCGACGACAGCGTGAGGCTCGCAACTTCACGTTCGAAGGGGACGCACACGCTCCGCGGACAACGCGGAGCGGGCGAgtggtggcgacgcgcgacTATGGACGCGACGATACAGAAGATACAGAAGACACGGAACGGGACGAGTACGGAGGGCTCGCGGAACCTGAGGAACCAGAGGTAGAAGACGACGGAGGCCTGCGGCTCGACCTGTCCCTACCCATATCGAGGAGTGAGAGTCCCTCCGTCACACCTCTCCCTGCAAGTGCAAGGCAGCACGTCCTGAGGATGCTCTCGACACTGACTGGAACGGAGCGCGAGTGGGAACCgtcggagaaggagggggagaagAAGAATGAGGCGTTGCAGGGATTGGTGGCGTTGCTTTGTGGGACGGTTGAGCGCGGTGAGGGCAACTCGGCACTGGTGACGGGCCCACGCGGCGTGGGAAAGACGAGA acggtcgagcgcgctctccgcctcctccccaccgGCAAGAACGCACCGATTGTCGTCCGCCTCTCGGGTCACGCACAAACGGACGACCGCCGTGCGATCCGTGAGATTGGCCGGCAGATCgcggagggtgagggcCGCGCTGCTGAGGACGAAGACGAACCCACCGACGCGGACGCCGGTGATGCTGCTTACGCACCCACAACGCTCCCCTCGCACCTACTCGCATTATTGACCACACCATCACCGCGCGCGATTatcatcgtcatcgacgagttcgACCTCTTCACCGAGCACGCCCGCCAGGCGCTCCTCTActgcctcctcgacgtcgtgcaGTCTGTCCAGACTGGCCCTGTAGAGCGCACTCCACGTGGGTTGGCTGTGATCGGCCTCACGGCGCGCGTGGACACGCTCCTGCTGCTTGAGAAGCGGGTTAAGTCTCGTTTCTCGCATCGTGTGTGGCGAATTTCTTCGCCTCTCGCTCCGGGGGAAAGGGGTTGGCGccagctcctccgcgccaCACTCATACCGTGGGACGAGAAGAGGTTAGACAAGGACCGTGCCATGCGCCAGTGGCAGGAGGACTGGGCGTTCGCTGTCGACAtgctccttgagcacgaTACAGTCAGTGCGAACCTTGAGCGCCTGGCCGGCCTCACGACAGACGTGCGCTTGCTGTACCGCCCATTCGTGGCGCCCGTCGCAGCAGTTCTTGGTGGGCGGCTCGATTTCCTCTCCGTTCCTGGAGTGGCGGCGAGTGTGCGTGCACAGCTGGAGTTGGGAGGGTGGAGCACAGGACCCCAGACCGCTGGGCGGAAACTCGGCGCGATCGACATCGCCGCCAAACTCCGTGGCCTCCCCGCCCCAGCCCTGGGTATCTTGATTGTGGCAAAGCACCTCGCATATGCAGGCCGCACCGAGTTCTCCCTCGcccaggtcgaggacgagtatGCGCGTTTCGCACGGTCCCGCCTGGTCGGCTCGGGCCGCGCACGGTGGCCCCTCGCCCTGCTCCGGCGCGCGTTCCACCAGTGCCGGGCGCTGGGCCTACTCGCACCCGCTGGTCCTGCGAGTGCTGGGCCACGGTTTGCCAAAGTCCGAGCGGCGTTGCCGGTGCATGATGTTGTAGCATTTTTCCGAAACGACGGGGGACAGGCGCTGGGTCCTGAGCTCGCGGGCTGGGGCAAGATGTCGGGAGGGCATGTTTGA
- the mug81 gene encoding uncharacterized protein (Sec63 Brl domain) has product MSLNDYLSGLLSDSNSTEQWEAYLSTAPALEAESDEHILLDRTPWPTVHSLLGIDAGSNGIVEDLSHISLDTPEPEPQPETEPEPEGDASALVARLHAHLSPGAYVHLMEVLASGRSNEEIQSDLVEILGFEGEGFALVQDILRPGVRRDVIAAEKGGKRKPAKVVQNKRRPNKIDITDVIGTPEDIERRIQEQLNRPKAMFAEEGRQRVPQATEQLPNVFTSGGTVSANMSYGGKLALPVGTEREQFDTFEEVIIPPPQAIPPKLNERPINISELPELARRCFPGYKELNRMQSVVQPTAMGTNENMLVCAPTGAGKTDVAIMSILRVLMAHVRPQRAGNHHPSGFNIDRDAFKIIYVAPMKALAAEITRKFGKRLKWLGIKVAELTGDMQMTRQEINETQIIVTTPEKWDVVTRKPTGEGELASKVRLLIIDEVHLLNEERGAVIETIVARTLRQVESSQSLIRIVGLSATLPNYVDVSDFLRVNRYQGLFFFDGSFRPVPLQQHFIGVKGKARSFTQMRNMDQVVFDKVVEMVREGHQVMVFVHARKETVKTAQKLREMAMEEGEIDAFDTHDHQRFQLHRRDIATSRNKEMKELFDYGFGIHHAGMLRSDRNMMERMFEDQSIKVLCCTATLAWGVNLPAHAVIIKGTQVYDSSRGAFVDLSVLDVLQIFGRAGRPGYETSGVGYICTTQDKLDHYLYQIMSQHPIESKFIPGMVDALNAEVSLGTIANVREAISWIGYTYLFVRMRREPFIYGMSHNEPRDDPQLGNKRSELVTQAARQLTLAKMIRFDELSNSFTITDLGRIAARYYLRHQTVEVFNKEFKSNMKNADIFGMLSQATEFEQIQVRENEIDELTNIMNSDNCPMEVKGGATNKHGKVNILLQAHISKVFIEDFALVSDSAYVAQNAGRIIRALLEIALSRNWANCAFLLIDLSKAIERRMWPYEHPLQQVSLQRDTLYNLRRWADDTEISELRDMDAKEIGQMVHLNEHHGKALRAAAMEFPTVGVQYALRPLANDLLEIAVTVEPTFKWSNKVSGTAEPFYVWVQDADGINILQWRNVLLRPSTKSVVIEFVIPWTADTHASLSIVTASDRWLGSDSQTHVDLSNLVMPRPFDDHTPLLDLPFLTLAALDDIELEQAYRPVSMLNGLQSQAFWSVYHTQHNVLVSAPIASGKSLLAELALWHAFRHTPSALCVVVVPHFRAAAEAAARIRTVVPKNRAIRVANVRTSEAFQSAVAVKGGRIVVATPSAFDGISQEHLRQLAVGDLSTVVFEDLHLLDAVYELTATKILSAARPARVRVVGLACSLSNPSDVSNWLGVEEQFRFNFLPRDRGSPVVVQLKTFTTPHSATLLKTMVKPVYDIVKEAPGNVVVFVPSRAACQTVARDLVTQSGTEMDLNGFLNAQRADVEPLVADLESRLQEPLLYGIGYIVPTMRGADIARVLELFASGIIKVLIAPREACWTLPVRASSVAVMGAQYTHVSGDERMTTNYGRHELVQMQAFAVASAHPAAPGGRMHVLCQVEQQTSISRLLADGLPLESGLPSVLRRDVSPTLTVGGSSNAEAVRVLETMFKARPAPPPPAPHRPRVPDLRKRDAMDMIGWTLLGRRVRANPTFYGMFEGSEAEGLSRMVDAWFALPPQETKKKEKKQVEEVKEVVEVEVPGPVEDAFVIEEMN; this is encoded by the exons ATGTCGCTGAACGACTACCTCTCCGGCCTCCTCAGCGATTCAAACTCGACGGAGCAATGGGAGGCGTACCTATcgacggcgccggcgctTGAGGCTGAATC TGACGAACACATCCTCCTAGATCGCACCCCCTGGCCAACGGTTCACTCGTTGCTGGGAATTGACGCCGGCTCAAATGGGATCGTTGAGGACTTGTCGCACATTAGTCTCGATACCCCCGAACCCGAACCCCAACCTGAAACTGAACCGGAACCGGAGGGGGATGCATCCGCCCTCGTCGCACGCTTACACGCGCACCTCTCTCCAGGCGCTTACGTCCACCTCATGGAGGTGCTTGCGTCGGGGCGGAGCAATGAGGAGATCCAGAGTGATCTGGTGGAGATATTGGGATtcgagggggaggggttTGCGCTCGTCCAGGATATCTTAAGGCCGGGTGTGCGGAGGGACGTTATTGCTGCTGAGAAAGGAGGCAAG CGCAAACCAGCCAAGGTCGTCCAAAATAAACGCCGACCCAATAAAATCGACATTACCGATGTGATCGGCACGCCAGAGGATATCGAGCGGCGTATCCAGGAGCAACTAAACCGCCCCAAAGCGATgttcgccgaggagggcagg CAACGCGTCCCGCAGGCCACAGAGCAGCTCCCTAATGTCTTCACAAGCGGCGGAACCGTGTCGGCCAACATGAGCTACGGGGGCAAGCTCGCCCTGCCCGTTGGCACCGAGCGTGAGCAGTTCGACACTTTTGAGGAAGTCATCATACCTCCGCCGCAGGCTATCCCTCCCAAGCTGAACGAGCGACCCATCAACATCTCGGAGCTGCCAGAGCTCGCTCGCCGGTGCTTCCCTGGTTACAAGGAGCTTAACCGGATGCAGAGCGTGGTGCAGCCCACCGCGATGGGGACGAACGAGAACATGCTCGTATGTGCGCCCACAGGTGCGGGTAAGACGGACGTCGCGATCATGAGCATCCTCCGTGTCCTCATGGCCCACGTTCGCCCACAGAGAGCCGGGAATCATCATCCCTCGGGATTCAATATTGATAGAGACGCGTTCAAGATCATTTACGTCGCGCCGATGAAGGCACTCGCGGCCGAGATTACGCGCAAGTTTGGCAAGCGCCTTAAGTGGCTCGGGAtcaaggtcgccgagctcacggGCGACATGCAGATGACCAGGCAGGAGATCAACGAGACCCAGATCATCGTTACTACGCCCGAGAAGTGGGATGTTGTCACGCGCAAGCCgacgggcgagggcgaACTGGCCTCT AAAGtccgcctcctcatcatcgacgaggtgcaTCTCCTGAACGAAGAGCGTGGTGCTGTCATCGAGACGATCGTGGCGCGTACCCTCCGACAG GTCGAGTCCAGCCAGTCCCTCATTCGCATCGTCGGTCTGAGTGCCACGCTGCCCAACTACGTCGACGTTAGCGACTTCCTTCG GGTCAACCGCTACCAAGGCCTGTTCTTCTTCGACGGCTCGTTCCGCCCCGTGCCACTCCAGCAGCACTTCATCGGTGTTAAAGGCAAGGCGCGCAGTTTCACCCAAATGCGCAACATGGACCAGGTAGTATTTGACAAGGTTGTCGAGATGGTGCGCGAGGGGCACCAGGTCATGGTGTTCGTACACGCACGCAAGGAAACGGTCAAGACTGCGCAGAAACTGCGCGAGATGGCaatggaggaaggtgaaATTGACGCGTTCGACACCCATGACCACCAGCGGTTCCAGTTACACCGACGCGACATCGCTACGTCGCGCAACaaggagatgaaggagcTGTTCGACTACGGCTTCGGCATCCACCACGCTGGCATGCTGCGCTCGGACCGTAACATGATGGAGCGCATGTTCGAGGACCAGTCGATCAAGGTGCTGTGCTGCACGGCGACACTGGCGTGGGGTGTCAACTTGCCCGCACACGCGGTCATCATCAAGGGCACGCAGGTGTACGACTCGAGCCGCGGTGCCTTCGTCGACCTCTCGGTTCTGGACGTGTTGCAG ATCTTCGGCCGTGCTGGTCGTCCGGGATACGAGACCAGTGGTGTTGGTTACATCTGCACGACACAGGACAAGCTCGATCACTACCTGTATCAGATCATGTCGCAGCACCCGATCGAGTCCAAGTTCATCCCTGGCAtggtcgacgcgctcaacgcCGAGGTGTCTCTCGGCACAATCGCCAATGTGCGCGAGGCCATCAGTTGGATCGGCTACACGTATCTGTTTGTTCGCATGCGCCGCGAGCCTTTCATCTACGGCATGTCGCATAATGAGCCGCGCGATGACCCGCAGCTCGGCAACAAGCGCAGCGAGCTTGTCACGCAGGCTGCACGCCAGCTCACGCTCGCCAAGATGATCCGCTTCGATGAGCTCTCGAACTCATTCACCATCACCGACCTTGGTCGCATCGCCGCACGCTACTACCTGCGCCACCAGACCGTGGAGGTGTTCA acaAGGAATTCAAGTCCAACATGAAAAACGCGGACATCTTCGGCATGCTCTCACAGGCGACCGAG TTCGAGCAGATCCAGGTCCGTGAGAACGAGATCGACGAACTCACCAACATCATGAACTCAGACAACTGTCCTATGGAGGTCAAGGGTGGAGCGACTAACAAGCACGGCAAGGTCAACATTCT gttGCAAGCGCACATCTCTAAGGTGTTTATTGAGGACTTTGCGCTCGTGTCCGACTCGGCGTATGTCGCGCAGAACGCCGGACGAATTATCCGTGCTCTTCTAGAGATCGCGCTCAGCCGTAACTGGGCTAACTGCGCATTCCTGCTTATCGACCTGAGCAAGGCCATTGAGCGTCGCATGTGGCCGTACGAGCACCCGCTGCAGCAGGTCTCGTTGCAGCGCGACACTCTATACAACCTGCGTCGCTGGGCGGACGACACCGAGATTTCGGAGCTCCGCGACATGGACGCCAAGGAAATTGGCCAGATGGTTCACCTGAACGAGCACCACGGAAaggcgctgcgcgccgctgcGATGGAGTTCCCGACCGTCGGCGTGCAGTATGCGCTGCGTCCGCTCGCGAACGACCTTCTCGAGATCGCCGTAACCGTCGAGCCAACCTTCAAGTGGAGCAACAAGGTATCCGGTACGGCCGAGCCGTTCTACGTTTGGGTACAGGACGCAGACGGTATCAACATCCTGCAGTGGCGCAACGTGCTTCTCCGCCCGTCCACCAAGAGCGTGGTCATTGAGTTCGTCATCCCCTGGACGGCGGACACGCATGCGTCGCTCTCGATCGTGACGGCGTCCGACAGGTGGCTGGGCTCGGACTCACAGACGCACGTCGACCTGAGCAACCTGGTCATGCCTCGGCCCTTCGACGACCACACGCCCCTTCTCGATCTGCCGTTCCTGACGCTGGCAGCCCTCGATGACATCGAGCTCGAACAAGCGTACCGCCCTGTGTCGATGCTCAACGGCCTCCAGTCCCAGGCCTTCTGGAGCGTATATCACACGCAGCACAACGTGCTTGTGTCGGCTCCTATCGCGAGCGGCAAGAGcctgctcgccgagcttgcgctATGGCACGCGTTCAGACATACCCCCAGCGCGCTCTGCGTCGTTGTTGTGCCGCACTtccgtgccgccgccgaggccgccgcgcgcatCCGCACCGTGGTGCCTAAGAACCGAGCTATCCGCGTCGCGAATGTGCGTACCTCTGAGGCGTTTCAGAGCGCCGTGGCGGTCAAGGGCGGgcgcatcgtcgtcgccactCCGTCGGCGTTCGACGGCATCTCCCAGGAGCACCTCCGCCAGCTCGCTGTAGGTGACCTCTCCACAGTCGTTTTCGAGGACCTCCATCTGCTCGACGCTGTTTACGAGCTCACCGCCACCAAAATCCTCTCCGCAGCGCGCCCTGCTCGCGTTCGTGTCGTGGGCCTCGCCTGCTCCTTGAGCAATCCTTCAGACGTGTCGAACTGGCTTGGCGTCGAAGAGCAGTTCCGTTTCAACTTCCTACCACGCGACCGCGGCTCACCAGTTGTTGTCCAACTCAAGACCTTTACGACACCGCACAGCGCGACGCTCCTCAAGACTATGGTCAAGCCGGTGTACGACATTGTCAAGGAAGCCCCAGGCAACGTTGTCGTCTTCGTGCCCTCCCGGGCGGCATGTCAGACGGTGGCGCGTGACCTCGTCACGCAGTCTGGAACGGAGATGGACCTGAACGGCTTCCTGAACGCTCAGCGCGCCGATGTCGAaccgctcgtcgccgacctcgagtcGAGACTACAGGAGCCCCTCCTCTATGGCATTGGGTACATCGTGCCGACAATGCGAGGGGCGGACATCGCCcgcgtgctcgagctcttTGCCTCTGGTATCATTAAAGTGCTCATCGCTCCGCGCGAGGCGTGCTGGACCCTCCCAGTTCGGGCCTCGAGTGTAGCCGTCATGGGTGCGCAGTACACTCACGTGagtggcgacgagcgcatgACCACAAACTATGGGCGACACGAGCTCGTGCAGATGCAGGCATTCGCTGTCGCGTCGGCACATCCAGCTGCTCCTGGCGGACGTATGCACGTTCTCTGCCAGGTGGAGCAGCAGACGTCCATCTCGCGTCTCCTGGCAGACGGACTACCGCTCGAGTCAGGTCTCCCCTCAGTCTTGAGGCGCGACGTTTCGCCAACCCTGACGGTGGGCGGTAGTAGTAACGCTGAAGCCGTCCGCGTCCTTGAGACCATGTTCAAGGCGCGACCGgctccaccgccgcccgcccCGCATCGCCCGCGGGTGCCGGACCTacgcaagcgcgacgcgatGGACATGATCGGCTGGACACTGCTTGGCCGCCGGGTCCGAGCAAATCCCACGTTTTACGGAATGTTCGAGGGCtctgaggccgagggcctTAGTCGGATGGTCGACGCGTGGTTCGCTCTCCCTCCACAGGAgaccaagaagaaggagaagaagcaAGTTGAGGAAGTGAaggaggtggtcgaggttgaagTGCCGGGGccggtcgaggacgcgttcGTCATCGAAGAGATGAACTAG